One stretch of Azotosporobacter soli DNA includes these proteins:
- a CDS encoding riboflavin synthase — translation MFTGLVEELGSVQSVESGAQSARITVRAKVVVDDVKMGDSIAVNGTCLTVVAFGADWFTADVMPETMRRTVLGTLQNGEKVNLERTLRVGDRLGGHIVSGHIDGVGSIRRKERNDNAIVISIAAPEEVMRYVVEKGSITIDGISLTIVALGPDWFSVSLIPHTAALTTLGYKGVGGKVNLEGDIIGKYVEKLLSRTDEQATKPNKSGLNLELLQKNGFL, via the coding sequence ATGTTTACCGGACTTGTGGAAGAATTAGGTAGTGTCCAATCTGTCGAATCTGGCGCGCAGTCGGCCCGAATTACCGTCAGGGCAAAGGTTGTCGTTGACGATGTTAAAATGGGCGACAGCATTGCAGTGAATGGTACATGTTTGACGGTCGTGGCGTTTGGGGCAGATTGGTTTACGGCTGATGTTATGCCGGAAACGATGCGGCGCACGGTACTCGGCACTTTGCAAAATGGTGAGAAGGTCAATTTAGAACGGACGCTTCGGGTCGGGGATCGTCTGGGCGGGCATATCGTGAGCGGTCATATCGATGGAGTCGGCAGCATCCGCCGCAAGGAGCGAAATGACAATGCGATTGTGATTTCGATTGCAGCGCCTGAAGAAGTCATGCGCTATGTGGTGGAAAAGGGCTCAATTACGATCGACGGAATTAGTTTGACGATTGTGGCGCTAGGGCCGGACTGGTTCAGCGTGTCACTGATTCCTCATACGGCGGCGTTGACGACGCTCGGATACAAAGGCGTCGGCGGGAAAGTCAACTTGGAAGGCGATATTATCGGAAAGTATGTGGAAAAGTTGCTTTCTCGGACGGATGAGCAGGCGACGAAGCCGAATAAAAGCGGTTTGAATTTGGAACTGTTGCAGAAAAATGGATTCCTGTAA
- the ribD gene encoding bifunctional diaminohydroxyphosphoribosylaminopyrimidine deaminase/5-amino-6-(5-phosphoribosylamino)uracil reductase RibD: MQPEFMHLALQLAKLAEGRTTPNPLVGAVIVKEGRVVGQGWHRKAGTAHAEIHALRQAGDLARGADIYVTLEPCSHRGRTGPCAKALAEAGVKRVFVAMLDPNPLVAGKGLAYLRQAGIEVVEGVLAAEAARQNIVFLKWISTGLPFVSLKTAMSLDGKVAAKTGHSQWITGSAARERVHHLRDCHDAILTGIGTVLKDDPQLTTRLPQGGKNPLRVIVDSHAQTPLTAKVVCDDLAQTIIAVTEAAPPERIEALRQAGVEVWLIKADTAGRIDLRALLQQLGKAQISSLLLEGGSRLNASFWADNLVDRVYWFIAPKVIGGDAAPGPIGGVGLERVPDMAELEEVEIEKIADDILISGDVSRREGRDVYRTCGRIR, encoded by the coding sequence ATGCAACCAGAATTTATGCATTTGGCTTTACAACTGGCAAAACTTGCCGAAGGACGGACGACGCCGAATCCGCTGGTAGGAGCTGTGATTGTGAAGGAAGGGCGTGTCGTTGGTCAAGGCTGGCATCGCAAAGCCGGAACCGCTCACGCAGAAATTCATGCACTTCGACAGGCGGGCGATTTAGCGCGCGGCGCGGATATCTACGTTACGTTGGAACCTTGTTCACACCGAGGTCGGACGGGTCCCTGCGCGAAAGCGTTGGCGGAGGCGGGCGTTAAGCGCGTGTTTGTTGCGATGCTGGATCCGAATCCCTTAGTGGCTGGTAAAGGTCTAGCTTATTTACGCCAGGCGGGGATTGAGGTGGTGGAAGGTGTCCTTGCTGCAGAAGCGGCCAGGCAAAACATTGTTTTTTTAAAGTGGATTAGTACCGGGTTGCCCTTCGTCAGCTTAAAAACGGCCATGTCGCTTGACGGCAAGGTAGCTGCGAAAACAGGGCACTCGCAGTGGATTACAGGAAGCGCAGCTAGGGAGAGGGTACATCATCTGAGAGATTGCCATGATGCGATCTTGACGGGAATCGGGACCGTGTTAAAAGATGATCCTCAATTGACGACCCGCTTGCCGCAGGGCGGAAAAAATCCCCTGAGGGTCATTGTCGACAGCCATGCACAGACGCCATTGACGGCAAAGGTCGTATGCGATGATTTGGCGCAGACGATCATTGCGGTGACAGAGGCTGCGCCGCCGGAGCGCATTGAAGCATTGCGCCAGGCGGGTGTCGAGGTCTGGCTGATCAAGGCCGATACGGCTGGACGAATTGATCTGCGGGCTCTTTTACAGCAATTAGGTAAAGCGCAGATTAGCAGCTTGTTGCTTGAAGGTGGTTCGAGGCTGAATGCTTCTTTCTGGGCGGATAATCTCGTGGATCGCGTCTATTGGTTTATTGCGCCGAAGGTCATCGGTGGGGATGCTGCACCGGGGCCGATTGGCGGAGTGGGACTAGAGCGTGTTCCCGATATGGCGGAACTCGAAGAGGTTGAAATAGAAAAAATAGCGGACGATATTTTAATTAGCGGCGATGTGAGCCGACGGGAGGGACGCGATGTTTACCGGACTTGTGGAAGAATTAGGTAG
- the rpe gene encoding ribulose-phosphate 3-epimerase yields MNRIKIAPSILSADFACLAQEIKRIEAAGADMVHIDIMDGHFVPNLTFGPPVIAALRAHTKLEFDVHLMVTNPEAYIEPFAKAGADWITFHAETAPHMHRLVQQIKELGVKAGVALNPGTSLTALDEVLAELDMVLIMSVNPGFGGQKFIEASVDKIIRLKKRIENCGSKAEIQVDGGVNSQTAVLVKKAGATILVAGSAVYQAPDIAQAIDAIRGA; encoded by the coding sequence ATGAATAGGATTAAGATAGCTCCCTCGATTCTTTCAGCCGATTTTGCCTGTTTGGCGCAAGAAATCAAACGGATTGAAGCGGCAGGCGCTGACATGGTTCATATTGATATCATGGATGGGCATTTCGTTCCGAATCTTACGTTCGGTCCTCCGGTTATCGCGGCGCTGCGCGCGCATACGAAACTGGAGTTTGACGTTCATCTGATGGTGACGAATCCTGAAGCGTATATTGAACCCTTTGCAAAAGCCGGTGCCGATTGGATTACTTTTCATGCCGAAACGGCTCCGCATATGCACCGACTCGTACAACAGATTAAAGAACTTGGCGTCAAAGCTGGTGTAGCTCTGAATCCGGGTACTTCGCTTACGGCGCTCGATGAGGTGTTGGCGGAATTGGATATGGTTCTCATTATGAGCGTAAATCCTGGTTTTGGCGGACAAAAGTTTATTGAGGCTTCTGTTGATAAAATTATCCGATTGAAAAAGCGCATCGAAAATTGTGGTTCAAAAGCTGAAATTCAGGTCGACGGGGGCGTTAATTCGCAGACGGCCGTATTGGTAAAAAAAGCGGGTGCGACGATTCTCGTCGCTGGTTCGGCAGTTTATCAGGCGCCGGATATTGCGCAAGCCATTGATGCGATTAGAGGGGCTTGA
- the rsgA gene encoding ribosome small subunit-dependent GTPase A: protein MNQGIIIKAYNSFYYVQQPDAVVMCTLRGRFKKERFSLLVGDEVQFSLLSDGKGVIETILPRRSLLKRPLVANVEQVILTFAAASPDISRLLLDRFLVLAESSQLDIVLCINKSELGCAKEIGALTECYRQIGYKVIEVSAKTGQGLEELRKTLSGRVSVFSGPSGVGKSSLLNALQPGLNLMTGEVSDKIGRGKHTTRHAELMPLQGGGFVVDTPGFSLAEITDIAPDELRHWFREFVEETADCRFSSCLHLHEPACGVKNAVAAGKIDALRYENYVAICNENKVTKKGF from the coding sequence GTGAACCAGGGGATTATCATCAAGGCGTACAATAGTTTTTATTATGTACAGCAACCGGATGCGGTTGTTATGTGCACGTTGCGCGGCCGATTCAAAAAAGAACGCTTTTCGCTGCTGGTCGGTGACGAGGTGCAATTTAGCTTGCTATCCGACGGAAAGGGCGTAATCGAAACGATCCTGCCGAGACGCAGCTTATTGAAACGACCATTGGTGGCTAATGTAGAACAAGTTATCTTGACCTTTGCCGCAGCCAGTCCGGATATCAGCAGACTGTTGCTCGACCGGTTTCTCGTATTGGCCGAAAGTTCGCAACTCGATATTGTGTTGTGCATCAATAAGAGTGAGTTAGGCTGTGCAAAAGAAATTGGTGCCTTGACGGAATGTTATCGACAGATCGGTTACAAAGTGATCGAAGTATCGGCGAAGACCGGACAAGGCCTGGAAGAATTGAGAAAGACGTTGAGCGGGCGCGTTAGCGTTTTTTCCGGTCCGTCCGGCGTCGGAAAATCTTCTTTGCTCAATGCGCTGCAGCCGGGTTTGAATCTTATGACTGGCGAAGTCAGCGATAAAATCGGTCGCGGAAAGCATACCACGCGTCATGCCGAATTGATGCCGCTGCAGGGCGGCGGCTTTGTCGTTGATACTCCGGGCTTCAGTTTGGCCGAAATCACCGATATTGCCCCAGATGAACTGCGGCACTGGTTTCGTGAGTTCGTTGAAGAGACGGCAGACTGCCGCTTTAGTTCCTGTTTGCACCTGCATGAACCGGCTTGCGGCGTCAAAAATGCAGTCGCGGCTGGAAAAATTGACGCACTTCGCTATGAAAACTATGTTGCCATTTGCAACGAAAATAAAGTGACAAAAAAGGGGTTTTGA
- the pknB gene encoding Stk1 family PASTA domain-containing Ser/Thr kinase, whose amino-acid sequence MLNSILAQRYQILELIGGGGMADVYKALDTLLDRQVAVKVLRSQFTHDDEFVRKFRREAQAAAKLSHPNIVNIYDVGCEGTVHYIVMEYVDGDTLKDHILRGIIPVDTALAIACEIGEALEHAHHNNLVHCDIKPHNILMTRKGHVKVTDFGIARAVSSATMSHTSTIIGSVHYFSPEQAKGEKIGAKADMYSLGVVMYEMLTGTLPFAGETPISIALKHLQEAPKAPREIDPTIPLVLEAVILKAMAKDPEQRFRNIREMIHDLKSLQGFVRDDSTKRLERVEFATQIIGVPQADELTAEQTVVRPSARPERTMSRRRRWSFIVALLLLAGFAGGAFLSYGKFWSSREVTVPDVVGKQVDIARNVLLNQNLRITLSESYDDKVPLGHVISQYPEAGAVVKEQRAITVVVSKGSEVTTVPDLKGLNRRDAEAKLKSAGLTIGRVDEVYNPELPLESVISQNPRPPAQVNKNTPIDLVINHNSGVKKVALPDWRGLPLPGVTAQAESLKLKIGKVTEEASERYAPGTVISQNPSGGAEVIEDSSVDLVVSKTGSSTKRVGVQITVPDGPSRQTVQIVVNDAAGKRTVYENVHKPGDRIEKTVEGSASGKVQVFVNGVSVKEQAF is encoded by the coding sequence ATGTTAAACAGTATATTAGCACAGCGATACCAAATATTAGAATTAATCGGCGGCGGCGGCATGGCGGATGTTTACAAGGCGCTCGATACATTGCTGGATCGGCAGGTGGCTGTGAAGGTCTTGCGTTCCCAATTCACGCATGATGATGAATTTGTCCGCAAATTTCGCCGTGAGGCGCAGGCGGCGGCAAAATTATCCCATCCGAATATCGTCAATATTTATGATGTAGGCTGCGAAGGAACCGTGCATTATATCGTGATGGAATATGTCGATGGCGACACGCTCAAAGATCATATTTTGCGCGGCATTATTCCGGTAGACACGGCGCTTGCAATCGCTTGCGAAATTGGTGAGGCGCTCGAACATGCGCACCATAACAATCTGGTTCACTGCGACATTAAACCGCATAACATCCTCATGACGCGCAAAGGACACGTGAAAGTCACCGATTTTGGTATTGCCAGGGCGGTCAGTTCGGCTACGATGAGCCATACCTCAACCATTATCGGTTCGGTGCATTATTTTTCACCGGAGCAGGCTAAGGGCGAAAAAATCGGCGCTAAGGCGGACATGTATTCTCTTGGCGTTGTAATGTATGAAATGCTGACCGGCACGCTGCCGTTTGCAGGCGAAACGCCGATCAGCATTGCGCTCAAACACTTGCAGGAAGCGCCGAAAGCGCCGCGTGAGATTGATCCGACGATTCCGCTCGTCTTAGAAGCGGTAATCTTGAAGGCGATGGCCAAGGATCCGGAACAGCGGTTTCGCAACATTCGCGAGATGATTCACGATTTGAAATCGTTGCAGGGATTTGTGCGCGATGACAGCACGAAGCGCTTGGAACGCGTGGAGTTTGCCACACAGATTATCGGCGTGCCGCAAGCGGATGAATTGACTGCCGAGCAGACTGTTGTCAGGCCGTCGGCGCGTCCGGAAAGAACGATGAGTAGACGTCGGCGTTGGAGCTTTATTGTTGCTCTATTGCTGCTGGCCGGTTTTGCCGGCGGTGCATTTCTCTCGTATGGGAAGTTTTGGAGCAGCCGTGAAGTGACGGTTCCTGACGTAGTCGGCAAGCAGGTGGACATTGCGCGCAATGTACTGCTGAATCAAAATTTGAGGATTACGCTTTCGGAAAGCTATGATGATAAAGTGCCGCTCGGTCATGTCATATCGCAATATCCGGAAGCGGGAGCGGTGGTTAAGGAGCAACGCGCGATCACTGTGGTGGTCAGCAAAGGCAGCGAAGTGACGACCGTGCCGGATCTAAAGGGGTTGAACCGCCGGGATGCGGAAGCGAAACTGAAAAGCGCCGGACTGACAATTGGCAGGGTTGATGAGGTCTATAACCCGGAATTGCCATTGGAATCGGTTATTTCGCAAAATCCCCGCCCGCCGGCGCAGGTGAATAAGAACACACCCATTGATTTGGTGATCAATCACAATTCAGGCGTGAAGAAAGTAGCTTTGCCTGACTGGCGTGGGTTGCCGCTTCCCGGCGTGACGGCGCAAGCGGAAAGTCTTAAACTTAAAATCGGCAAAGTGACGGAAGAGGCGAGCGAACGATATGCGCCGGGAACGGTTATTTCTCAAAATCCGTCTGGCGGGGCAGAGGTCATCGAAGATTCCAGCGTCGATCTGGTGGTCTCTAAGACCGGATCTTCCACTAAACGCGTCGGGGTACAAATCACGGTTCCTGACGGTCCCAGTCGCCAGACCGTTCAGATTGTTGTCAATGACGCCGCTGGAAAAAGGACGGTTTACGAGAATGTTCATAAACCGGGCGACCGGATAGAAAAGACCGTTGAAGGCAGCGCTTCTGGAAAAGTTCAGGTATTTGTCAATGGAGTGAGCGTCAAAGAACAGGCGTTTTAA
- a CDS encoding peptidoglycan D,D-transpeptidase FtsI family protein produces the protein MMLRPLDDMRGFIRKTAYVLLAAMVSLLAYLTYIQLYSAKDLAENSLNRRNMAAAQKIKPGLIFDRNGEVLADSRKTKDGFQRQYPYGAIMAPVIGYSSLQRGSTGLESAWAQQLLGLDNPLSQLGPVGTLWQTGAGNNLVLNIDAALQQAAYEALGSRKGAVVAFNPKTGAILALVSRPSFSPASLDDNWTAVSNDPNSPLLNRATQGLYPPGSIIKVLVAEAALREKKADLNTLFECSGDLFIPPDYHLTEDKKRAHGKINLAEALTVSCNVTFGTLALELGGRTMQETFRRYGFEKELGAGFSTERSHLPDFTALGRGDLAQTGIGQGELLVTPLRMAMLAGVFANDGVMMLPRLVNRIETADGQILRSFAPEIWLKPVESEQARQIRKMMVQVVEEGTGASARFGGVKVAGKTGTAENAQGQPHAWFIGFAPADNPQIAIAVIVENGGGGGSVAAPIARRIMSMAIQ, from the coding sequence ATGATGTTGCGTCCTTTAGACGATATGCGTGGTTTCATCCGAAAAACAGCCTATGTTTTACTGGCTGCCATGGTTAGTTTACTGGCATATCTGACGTATATCCAATTGTATTCCGCTAAAGATTTGGCGGAAAATTCTCTGAACCGTCGTAATATGGCGGCCGCGCAAAAAATAAAACCGGGCTTGATTTTCGATCGCAATGGCGAAGTGCTTGCGGATAGCCGCAAGACGAAAGACGGTTTTCAGCGTCAATATCCATATGGCGCGATTATGGCGCCGGTAATCGGCTACAGTTCACTGCAGCGAGGCAGCACCGGACTGGAAAGCGCTTGGGCGCAGCAACTGCTGGGTCTCGATAATCCGCTCAGTCAGCTGGGGCCGGTAGGAACGCTCTGGCAAACGGGCGCTGGCAATAATCTGGTGTTGAATATTGATGCTGCGCTGCAGCAGGCCGCTTATGAGGCATTGGGTTCGCGCAAAGGCGCGGTGGTTGCTTTCAACCCCAAAACCGGAGCCATTTTAGCGTTGGTCAGCCGACCGAGTTTTTCGCCAGCCAGTCTGGACGATAATTGGACGGCTGTCAGCAACGATCCAAACAGTCCGCTTCTGAACCGAGCCACGCAAGGCTTGTATCCGCCAGGCTCGATCATTAAGGTGTTGGTTGCCGAAGCGGCGTTGCGCGAGAAGAAAGCCGATCTGAACACCTTATTTGAATGCAGCGGCGATTTATTTATCCCGCCAGACTACCATCTGACCGAGGATAAGAAACGGGCGCATGGAAAAATCAATCTAGCAGAAGCGTTGACCGTCTCCTGCAACGTAACATTCGGCACGTTGGCGCTCGAACTTGGCGGCCGCACCATGCAAGAGACTTTTCGACGCTACGGCTTTGAAAAAGAGCTCGGTGCGGGTTTTTCGACGGAGCGATCACATCTGCCGGATTTTACCGCGCTTGGGCGCGGCGATTTGGCACAGACCGGGATCGGACAGGGAGAGTTGTTAGTGACTCCTTTGCGCATGGCAATGCTGGCGGGCGTTTTTGCCAATGACGGCGTTATGATGCTGCCGCGTTTGGTGAATCGCATTGAGACTGCAGACGGTCAGATCCTGCGCAGTTTTGCGCCGGAAATATGGCTTAAGCCGGTGGAGTCCGAACAGGCGCGGCAAATTCGAAAAATGATGGTGCAGGTTGTGGAAGAAGGCACCGGTGCTTCTGCCCGTTTTGGCGGTGTAAAAGTAGCGGGCAAGACCGGTACGGCGGAAAATGCGCAAGGGCAGCCGCATGCTTGGTTCATTGGCTTTGCTCCGGCGGATAATCCTCAAATCGCGATTGCGGTAATCGTTGAAAATGGCGGCGGCGGCGGAAGCGTGGCGGCGCCAATCGCGCGAAGAATCATGTCAATGGCAATACAATAA
- a CDS encoding FtsW/RodA/SpoVE family cell cycle protein, with protein sequence MALKRGCERGLLAAALLVLLNGFAVACLASGKSLPQIMQSALVIATIAVSAHAVLTLRKSRGDQLFLPIAVCLSGFGLTMLLRLKPELFQAQVVWCSLGLAVFTVMALLPGRWFLKMSLFKYSWGVLTIGLVMATALFGVDIGGHRSWIILGPLRLQPSEIAKLTLVMFMAAYLCERHVVLAQTDRKLFGISVPQLRYLAPLLAVWGMTLLMVVAQVDLGTALLFFSITLAMLYMASGRKIYVIAGIALFLLGVVVCYYGYYHIRTRVDIWLNPWADPNGRGYQIVQSLFALAAGGLFGKGLGLGRPELIPEVHTDFIFAAIAEELGVAGSMAVFLLYLLLIVRAFRVALRGRDSFRMLAAAGFATALALQVLLIVGGISKFLPLTGITLPFVSYGGSSMVANYALLGLLTAMGEEGESS encoded by the coding sequence ATGGCGCTTAAGCGGGGATGCGAACGAGGGCTGTTAGCTGCGGCGCTGCTGGTTTTGCTTAATGGATTTGCCGTTGCGTGTTTGGCCAGCGGAAAATCGCTGCCGCAGATCATGCAGTCGGCATTGGTGATCGCAACAATTGCCGTATCGGCGCATGCGGTACTAACGCTACGAAAATCGCGTGGTGATCAATTATTTCTGCCGATTGCCGTATGCCTTTCCGGTTTTGGCCTGACGATGTTGCTGCGACTGAAACCAGAGCTGTTTCAAGCGCAAGTCGTCTGGTGTTCGCTTGGACTGGCAGTGTTTACAGTAATGGCGCTCCTGCCGGGGCGTTGGTTTTTGAAAATGTCACTGTTTAAATATTCTTGGGGTGTATTGACGATTGGCTTGGTTATGGCGACGGCTTTGTTTGGCGTCGATATCGGCGGGCATCGCAGCTGGATCATTTTGGGACCGTTGCGTTTACAACCGTCTGAGATCGCCAAACTGACCTTGGTCATGTTCATGGCTGCTTATCTGTGTGAACGCCATGTTGTGCTTGCGCAGACCGATCGTAAGTTATTTGGAATCAGCGTACCACAGCTGCGTTATCTGGCACCGCTGCTGGCTGTTTGGGGAATGACGCTGCTGATGGTTGTTGCGCAGGTTGACCTCGGTACCGCATTGCTTTTCTTCTCGATCACGCTTGCGATGTTGTATATGGCCAGTGGACGTAAGATCTATGTGATTGCCGGAATTGCGCTTTTCCTCCTTGGCGTCGTTGTCTGCTATTATGGGTATTACCATATTAGAACCAGGGTTGATATCTGGTTGAATCCATGGGCCGATCCTAACGGGCGCGGTTATCAGATAGTTCAATCCTTGTTCGCACTGGCAGCGGGTGGTTTGTTTGGCAAAGGGCTTGGCCTGGGGCGTCCGGAACTGATCCCGGAAGTGCACACCGACTTCATTTTTGCTGCGATAGCGGAAGAATTAGGTGTTGCTGGTAGTATGGCCGTCTTCCTTTTATATTTATTGTTGATCGTACGCGCATTTCGTGTTGCGCTGCGCGGGCGCGATTCATTCCGCATGTTAGCTGCGGCAGGGTTTGCAACTGCGTTGGCTTTACAGGTGCTGTTGATTGTCGGCGGGATCAGCAAATTCTTGCCGTTGACCGGCATTACTCTTCCTTTCGTAAGTTATGGAGGCAGTTCGATGGTGGCCAACTATGCGTTGCTCGGTCTGCTGACGGCTATGGGCGAGGAGGGCGAATCTTCATGA
- a CDS encoding Stp1/IreP family PP2C-type Ser/Thr phosphatase — MISIVRTDVGLVRSNNEDSYLYQPPRLFAVADGMGGHAAGETASAMAVEVIKEWAVQERLVLEKDLAAAIEDANAQIYQRAQKEDGMQGMGTTATVVLLEGNQAFWAHVGDSRLYWLSEGQCRQVTQDHTLVGEMVRSGNLTLGEAREHPRRNLLTRAVGTARELLVEQGSFSIGAGDYLLLCSDGLTGVVSEAEIQQVLEQKQESLEEKANRLLGMAKAAGAPDNVTFILIECEMPAHGA; from the coding sequence GTGATAAGCATTGTAAGAACAGATGTCGGTTTGGTCCGAAGCAATAACGAAGACAGTTATTTGTATCAACCGCCGCGCCTCTTTGCGGTAGCGGACGGTATGGGCGGGCATGCCGCCGGAGAAACAGCGAGTGCAATGGCAGTCGAAGTGATCAAGGAATGGGCGGTACAGGAACGACTTGTCCTTGAGAAAGATTTGGCTGCGGCAATCGAAGACGCCAATGCGCAGATCTATCAACGCGCGCAAAAAGAAGACGGAATGCAAGGGATGGGAACAACAGCGACCGTAGTCTTGCTTGAAGGGAATCAAGCTTTTTGGGCGCATGTCGGTGACAGCCGCCTTTACTGGCTAAGTGAAGGGCAGTGCCGACAAGTTACGCAGGATCATACGTTGGTCGGTGAAATGGTGCGTAGCGGAAATTTGACGCTGGGAGAAGCGCGTGAACATCCGCGGCGCAATTTACTGACGCGTGCAGTGGGGACGGCGCGAGAATTGCTGGTGGAACAAGGGAGTTTTTCAATAGGGGCGGGCGATTATTTGCTGCTTTGCAGCGACGGTTTGACCGGAGTCGTCAGTGAAGCGGAAATTCAGCAGGTGTTAGAGCAAAAACAGGAGAGTCTTGAAGAGAAAGCGAATCGCTTGCTCGGTATGGCCAAAGCTGCCGGGGCGCCGGATAACGTGACTTTCATCCTGATAGAATGTGAGATGCCGGCTCATGGCGCTTAA
- a CDS encoding FHA domain-containing protein, which produces MMPSRIAIWNMAAIFLHYTFLTLLYYFIYRVLRSLVRQLRERPAKRLPVRLLVVAGALPNWPSSFTLQGDAIMIGRSTRNDVVIEDSFVSAEHACIAWQGDGYWLEDLESTNKTFLNGREIKKPVCLTEGDRIGIGPVTLEFRRGDLA; this is translated from the coding sequence ATGATGCCTTCAAGGATAGCGATTTGGAATATGGCGGCCATATTCTTACACTATACGTTTTTGACGCTTCTTTATTATTTTATCTATAGGGTCTTGCGCAGTCTGGTCAGACAATTGCGGGAGAGACCTGCCAAACGCTTGCCGGTTCGCTTGCTTGTTGTTGCAGGTGCTTTGCCGAATTGGCCGTCCAGTTTCACTTTGCAGGGCGACGCAATTATGATTGGACGCAGTACGCGCAATGATGTGGTAATCGAAGATTCTTTTGTTTCGGCGGAACATGCCTGCATTGCTTGGCAGGGTGACGGTTACTGGCTCGAAGATCTGGAAAGTACGAATAAGACCTTTTTAAACGGACGGGAAATCAAAAAACCGGTGTGTCTGACCGAGGGCGATCGTATCGGCATTGGGCCGGTGACATTGGAGTTTCGGCGAGGTGATTTAGCGTGA
- a CDS encoding FhaA domain-containing protein: MSWMRRMEGALERCIEGFFNEKLAGTLQPVEVLQQLIKTMLDKATERIAPQRYSVYLQPEEQVRLTADQTLLEELKVCLTKEAQEQQLKFSGALEIHLLPDAALAHGCLRVEATFTPSCEAESPAEDELQSTRIFAKPEFPSLALPAARPARLRIVKGADVGFVLQLGAGRINIGRLQSNDLVLADQSASRLHAYICWAEATEMHMIYDAQSLNGTKLNEVLIQEAALRDGDRIRIGSTELEYEVNT; the protein is encoded by the coding sequence ATGAGCTGGATGCGACGCATGGAAGGCGCGTTAGAGCGATGTATAGAAGGTTTTTTCAATGAAAAACTGGCTGGGACGCTGCAACCGGTAGAAGTGCTGCAACAATTAATTAAGACGATGCTGGATAAGGCAACGGAGCGTATTGCGCCGCAACGCTATAGTGTATACTTGCAGCCGGAGGAACAGGTACGCCTGACCGCTGATCAGACTCTGTTAGAGGAGCTTAAGGTTTGCCTGACAAAAGAAGCGCAAGAGCAGCAGCTGAAATTTTCCGGTGCGCTGGAAATTCATCTCTTGCCGGATGCCGCGCTGGCGCATGGCTGCTTGCGCGTTGAGGCGACGTTTACACCGAGTTGTGAAGCGGAAAGTCCGGCGGAAGACGAACTGCAATCGACGCGCATCTTTGCCAAACCGGAGTTTCCTTCTTTGGCGTTACCTGCGGCTCGACCGGCGCGCCTTCGAATCGTCAAGGGGGCGGACGTTGGATTTGTTTTACAGTTAGGGGCAGGGCGAATTAATATCGGACGCTTGCAAAGCAACGATCTGGTATTGGCGGATCAGAGCGCCTCGCGCTTGCACGCGTATATTTGCTGGGCAGAAGCAACGGAAATGCATATGATCTATGATGCGCAGAGCCTTAATGGCACCAAGCTCAATGAAGTGTTGATTCAGGAGGCTGCATTGCGCGATGGAGACCGTATTCGCATCGGCAGTACGGAGTTGGAGTACGAGGTGAATACATGA